The following are encoded in a window of Novosphingobium sp. ZN18A2 genomic DNA:
- a CDS encoding GNAT family N-acetyltransferase has product MNLRLATPADVPALGALSRRAMSAKWEHLYRPEDFAAWIESSHSDRKIESEIADPAMRVAVMEDAGELVAFCKLNLSASFDRDHSDAANPLELKQLYTAPERLGRGLGARLMDWTLDQARAAGADEIQLSVWSGNHDAQRFYRRYGFAKIADITYPVGEQIDEEFLFALRL; this is encoded by the coding sequence ATGAATCTCCGCCTTGCCACCCCCGCAGACGTTCCCGCGCTTGGCGCGCTGTCCCGGCGCGCGATGTCGGCCAAGTGGGAACATCTCTATCGCCCCGAAGATTTCGCCGCGTGGATCGAAAGCAGCCATTCGGACCGCAAGATCGAAAGCGAAATCGCCGATCCGGCAATGCGCGTCGCGGTGATGGAAGACGCGGGCGAACTGGTCGCGTTCTGCAAGCTCAACCTTTCGGCCAGCTTCGACCGCGACCATTCGGACGCTGCAAACCCGCTTGAACTGAAGCAGCTTTATACCGCGCCCGAACGGCTTGGCCGGGGGCTTGGCGCGCGGCTGATGGACTGGACGCTGGATCAGGCGCGCGCGGCGGGCGCGGACGAGATCCAGCTTTCGGTATGGAGCGGCAACCACGATGCGCAGCGGTTCTACCGTCGCTATGGCTTCGCGAAGATAGCGGACATCACGTATCCGGTGGGCGAACAGATCGACGAGGAGTTCCTTTTCGCGCTTCGTCTCTGA
- the nadB gene encoding L-aspartate oxidase yields the protein MSNHDVLIVGSGAAGLTAALVLAEHCRVMVLAKGGLDEGSTAWAQGGIAAVLDKGDTFEDHIRDTMVAGAGLNRRETVEFVVEHAPEAIQRLIDLGVPFNNEKGALHLTREGGHSHRRIVHVNDATGWAVQEALLKAANAHPNITLKPNMVAIDLVTDRHRAHPKGQRRAWGVYALNKDAGRVECLSAKATILATGGAGRTYLFSTAPRGATGDGIAMAWRAGCRVSNMEFMQFHPTCLYNLEVKNFLITEAVRGEGGILKHPVTGHRYMPDYDERAELAPRDIVARANDDQIKRFGLDYVHLDISHKEPEFVRHHFPTIYERLLGLGIDMTKEPIPVVPAQHYTCGGVLTDLNGRADLTGLYAIGECSESGLHGANRLASNSLLECFVFGDSAAHHIIEHWDEFDTPPALNPWDASRVTDSDEEVVIKQNWTEIRRFMWNYVGIVRTNKRLERAQHRIKTLKAEIAEYYAHFRVTADLIELRNLHQVAELIVKSARHRHESRGLHYNLDYPQTEPAARETILVP from the coding sequence GTGAGCAACCATGATGTCCTGATCGTCGGTTCGGGCGCGGCAGGGCTTACGGCAGCGTTGGTGCTGGCCGAACATTGCCGCGTGATGGTGCTGGCGAAGGGCGGACTGGACGAAGGATCGACCGCGTGGGCGCAGGGCGGCATCGCCGCCGTGCTCGACAAGGGCGACACGTTCGAAGACCACATTCGCGATACGATGGTCGCCGGGGCGGGCCTCAACCGGCGCGAAACCGTGGAATTCGTGGTGGAACACGCACCCGAGGCGATCCAGCGGCTGATCGATCTGGGCGTGCCGTTCAACAATGAAAAGGGCGCGCTTCACCTGACGCGCGAGGGCGGGCATTCGCATCGTCGCATCGTCCATGTGAACGATGCCACCGGCTGGGCGGTGCAGGAAGCGTTGCTGAAGGCGGCGAATGCGCATCCCAACATCACGCTGAAGCCCAACATGGTCGCGATCGACCTTGTGACCGACCGGCACCGCGCGCACCCCAAGGGGCAGCGCCGCGCATGGGGCGTCTATGCACTGAACAAGGACGCGGGGCGGGTGGAATGCCTTTCCGCCAAGGCGACGATCCTTGCCACGGGCGGGGCAGGGCGAACCTACCTGTTCTCGACCGCGCCGCGCGGCGCGACGGGAGACGGGATCGCGATGGCATGGCGCGCGGGCTGCCGCGTCTCCAACATGGAATTCATGCAGTTCCACCCCACCTGCCTCTATAACCTCGAGGTCAAGAATTTCCTGATAACAGAGGCGGTTCGCGGTGAAGGCGGGATACTGAAGCACCCTGTAACCGGCCACCGATATATGCCCGATTACGACGAGCGCGCGGAACTGGCCCCGCGCGACATCGTGGCGCGCGCCAATGACGACCAGATCAAGCGCTTCGGCCTCGATTACGTCCACCTGGATATCAGCCACAAGGAGCCCGAATTCGTCCGGCATCACTTCCCGACGATCTACGAACGGCTGCTGGGGCTGGGCATCGACATGACGAAAGAGCCGATCCCGGTCGTCCCCGCGCAGCACTATACCTGCGGCGGCGTGCTGACCGACCTGAACGGGCGCGCGGACCTGACGGGCCTTTATGCGATTGGCGAATGTTCGGAAAGCGGGCTGCACGGCGCCAACCGCCTTGCCTCCAACTCGCTTCTCGAATGCTTCGTATTCGGCGATTCCGCCGCGCATCACATCATCGAACACTGGGACGAGTTCGATACGCCTCCCGCGCTCAACCCGTGGGATGCCAGCCGCGTGACCGATTCTGACGAGGAAGTGGTCATCAAGCAGAACTGGACCGAAATCCGGCGCTTCATGTGGAACTACGTGGGCATCGTTCGCACCAACAAACGGCTTGAGCGTGCGCAACACCGGATCAAGACGCTGAAGGCCGAGATCGCCGAATATTACGCGCATTTCCGCGTGACGGCGGACCTGATCGAACTGCGCAACCTGCACCAGGTGGCGGAACTGATCGTGAAGAGCGCGCGCCACCGGCATGAAAGCCGCGGGTTGCACTACAACCTCGATTATCCGCAGACCGAACCCGCCGCGCGCGAGACGATACTGGTGCCCTGA
- a CDS encoding zinc-finger domain-containing protein, with protein sequence MIQPPETVTTDQPRVCCDGASSIRSTGAYKPSALGHPRIWLEIDEKGYVDCPYCDRRFVLEGGPAQPGIDELEPGDLPAPGDGSVA encoded by the coding sequence ATGATCCAGCCTCCTGAAACCGTGACGACCGACCAGCCCCGCGTCTGCTGCGACGGGGCCAGTTCGATCCGCTCCACCGGCGCCTACAAGCCCAGCGCACTGGGCCACCCGCGCATCTGGCTTGAGATCGACGAGAAGGGCTATGTCGACTGCCCTTATTGCGATCGTCGCTTCGTGCTTGAAGGCGGCCCCGCGCAGCCGGGCATCGACGAACTGGAACCGGGCGACCTTCCGGCGCCGGGAGACGGCTCGGTCGCGTAA
- the tldD gene encoding metalloprotease TldD: MTQTPDPRSLLYRPGLLDPDTAQRLTAEALKACDDGELYMQFIASESFGFDDGRLKTADYSRDAGFGLRGVSGEMTGFAHANEISAAAIARAGETLALLDPAKGQPAPPPRSTNRHLYTDASPLDLVPFEKKVKLLEMIDAAARARDPRVAQVSASLAASWSVVEIVRADGFIGQDIRPLVRLNVQIVAERDGRREVGSFGIGGRRLYDDLFEPETWNRAIDTALAQALANLESVPAPAGEMTVLLGPGWPGVLLHEAVGHGLEGDFNRKGTSAFSGRIGERVAAPGVTVVDDGTMAGVGGQGRRGSLSIDDEGTPTQENVLIEDGVLKGYIQDRLNARLMGVAPTGNGRRESYAHAPMPRMTNTFMRAGNDDPAELLSRVRDGIYAKSFGGGQVDITSGKFVFSCTEAYRVENGKLGAPVKGATLIGDGPSVLGKVTGIGNDLELDEGIGVCGKGGQSVPAGVGQPTLLVSGLTVGGTA; this comes from the coding sequence ATGACACAGACGCCCGATCCCCGTTCGCTGCTCTATCGTCCCGGCCTGCTCGATCCCGATACCGCGCAGCGGTTGACGGCAGAGGCGCTGAAAGCCTGCGACGATGGCGAGCTTTACATGCAGTTCATCGCCAGCGAATCGTTCGGGTTCGACGACGGGCGACTGAAGACGGCGGACTATTCGCGCGATGCCGGTTTCGGCCTGCGCGGCGTTTCCGGAGAGATGACGGGCTTTGCCCACGCGAACGAGATTTCCGCCGCCGCCATCGCGCGCGCCGGCGAGACGCTGGCGCTGCTCGATCCGGCGAAGGGCCAGCCCGCTCCGCCGCCGCGCAGCACCAACCGCCACCTCTATACCGACGCGTCCCCGCTGGACCTTGTGCCTTTCGAAAAGAAGGTGAAGCTGCTGGAAATGATCGACGCGGCCGCCCGCGCCCGCGACCCGCGCGTGGCACAGGTTTCCGCCTCGCTCGCCGCATCGTGGTCGGTGGTGGAAATCGTGCGTGCAGACGGCTTCATCGGGCAGGACATCCGCCCGCTGGTGCGGCTCAACGTGCAGATCGTGGCCGAACGCGACGGCCGCCGCGAGGTGGGCAGCTTCGGCATCGGCGGACGCCGCCTTTACGATGACCTGTTCGAACCGGAAACCTGGAACCGCGCGATCGACACCGCGCTGGCGCAGGCGCTGGCCAACCTTGAATCGGTGCCCGCGCCCGCCGGAGAGATGACCGTCCTTCTCGGCCCCGGCTGGCCCGGCGTGTTGCTGCACGAAGCGGTGGGCCACGGGCTGGAAGGCGATTTCAACCGCAAGGGCACCAGTGCCTTTTCCGGCCGCATCGGAGAGCGCGTGGCCGCCCCCGGCGTGACCGTGGTGGACGACGGCACGATGGCCGGCGTTGGCGGACAGGGCCGCCGCGGATCGCTTTCCATCGACGACGAGGGCACGCCGACGCAGGAAAACGTGCTGATCGAGGACGGTGTGCTGAAGGGCTATATCCAGGACCGGCTGAATGCACGCCTGATGGGCGTTGCCCCCACCGGTAACGGGCGGCGCGAATCCTATGCTCACGCGCCGATGCCGCGCATGACCAACACTTTCATGCGCGCCGGAAACGACGATCCGGCAGAGCTGCTTTCGCGCGTCAGGGACGGCATCTATGCCAAGTCGTTCGGCGGCGGGCAGGTGGACATCACCAGCGGCAAGTTCGTGTTCAGTTGCACGGAAGCCTACCGCGTGGAAAACGGAAAGCTGGGCGCGCCGGTCAAGGGCGCAACGCTGATCGGCGACGGCCCCAGCGTGCTGGGCAAGGTAACCGGCATCGGCAACGACCTGGAACTGGACGAAGGCATCGGCGTGTGCGGCAAGGGCGGCCAGTCGGTTCCGGCAGGCGTGGGCCAGCCGACCCTGCTGGTTTCGGGACTTACCGTTGGCGGAACCGCCTGA
- the ispG gene encoding flavodoxin-dependent (E)-4-hydroxy-3-methylbut-2-enyl-diphosphate synthase, translating into MSSIRPWRDIARRNSRQIMVGSVPVGGDAPITVQTMTNTPTSDAAATIDQIRRCEDAGADLIRVSCPDVESTAAFRAIAKAARVPLIADIHFHYKRALEAADAGAACLRINPGNIGSSERVAEVVRAAKANGCAIRIGVNAGSLEKDLLEKYGEPCPEALVESALDHIKLLQDHDFHEYKVAVKASDVFLAVAAYMGLAEAVDCPLHLGITEAGGLIGGTVKSAIGIGNLLWAGIGDTIRVSLSAEPEQEVRVGFEILKSLGLRTRGVRVVSCPSCARQGFDVVKTVSILEDRLSHIKTPLSLSVLGCVVNGPGEARETDIGITGGGAGKHMVYLSGVTDHHVTSDAMLDHIVELVEAKAAEIEAQMTDAGKADVAA; encoded by the coding sequence ATGTCTTCGATCCGTCCCTGGCGCGATATCGCGCGCCGAAACAGCCGCCAGATCATGGTCGGCAGCGTCCCCGTTGGCGGCGATGCGCCGATTACCGTGCAGACGATGACCAACACGCCCACGTCGGACGCGGCGGCGACGATCGACCAGATCCGCCGATGCGAGGACGCGGGCGCGGACCTGATCCGCGTTTCGTGCCCAGACGTGGAAAGCACTGCCGCGTTCCGTGCAATCGCAAAAGCCGCGCGGGTGCCGCTGATCGCGGACATCCATTTCCACTACAAGCGCGCGCTGGAAGCGGCGGATGCGGGCGCGGCCTGCCTGCGCATCAACCCCGGCAATATCGGCAGCAGCGAACGCGTTGCCGAAGTGGTGCGCGCGGCCAAGGCCAACGGCTGCGCGATCCGCATCGGCGTGAACGCGGGATCGCTGGAAAAGGACTTGCTGGAAAAATACGGCGAGCCCTGCCCCGAAGCGCTGGTGGAATCCGCGCTGGACCATATCAAGCTGCTGCAGGATCACGATTTCCACGAATACAAGGTGGCCGTGAAGGCCAGCGACGTGTTCCTTGCCGTTGCCGCCTATATGGGCCTTGCCGAAGCGGTCGATTGCCCGCTGCACCTTGGCATCACCGAAGCGGGCGGGCTGATTGGCGGAACGGTGAAAAGCGCGATCGGCATCGGCAACCTGCTGTGGGCCGGGATTGGCGACACGATCCGCGTATCGCTTTCGGCCGAGCCGGAGCAGGAAGTGCGCGTGGGCTTTGAAATCCTGAAATCGCTGGGCCTGCGCACGCGCGGGGTGCGCGTGGTTTCATGTCCCAGCTGCGCGCGGCAGGGCTTTGACGTGGTGAAGACCGTCTCGATCCTGGAAGACCGGCTGAGCCACATCAAGACGCCGCTCTCGCTTTCGGTGCTGGGCTGCGTGGTCAACGGCCCCGGCGAGGCGCGCGAAACAGACATCGGCATCACCGGCGGCGGTGCGGGCAAGCACATGGTCTATCTTTCGGGCGTGACCGACCACCACGTGACGAGCGACGCCATGCTCGATCACATCGTGGAACTGGTCGAAGCGAAGGCCGCCGAAATCGAGGCGCAGATGACCGACGCGGGCAAGGCCGACGTAGCCGCCTGA
- a CDS encoding energy transducer TonB produces the protein MNYAHLAAFAVVLLAPGQSLAKDRAPIEIKAPRVTLSGWVSDVSKALDENLRYPLDSFPALPESGYASITFRVGADGSPVDVTLRRSTGNKRLDRAAMLAVAGMTNIGPLPATAGVARKVRANILFAADAVTLAELAREERRDMARLAATSEGRNEIALTTSAAPTAG, from the coding sequence ATGAATTATGCTCACCTGGCGGCGTTCGCCGTCGTTCTGCTTGCGCCCGGGCAATCGCTTGCGAAGGATCGGGCTCCCATCGAGATCAAGGCGCCGCGCGTGACGCTTTCCGGCTGGGTGTCCGATGTATCGAAGGCGCTCGACGAAAATCTGCGCTATCCTCTGGACAGCTTCCCCGCTCTCCCTGAATCCGGATACGCTTCGATCACCTTCCGCGTCGGTGCGGACGGATCGCCGGTGGATGTGACCTTGCGCCGCTCGACGGGCAACAAGCGCCTCGATCGCGCGGCGATGCTTGCGGTTGCGGGTATGACGAACATCGGTCCGCTGCCCGCGACCGCTGGCGTCGCGCGCAAGGTGCGCGCCAATATCCTGTTCGCGGCGGACGCGGTGACTCTGGCCGAACTGGCACGCGAGGAAAGGCGCGACATGGCCCGGCTGGCAGCCACTTCCGAGGGCAGGAACGAAATTGCCCTGACGACAAGCGCTGCTCCTACCGCCGGCTGA
- a CDS encoding DUF924 family protein: MTAATRFWARDILHFWFAKLRPQQRFARDDAVDALLRRHFAPLLPGLSHQPVSGFLSDPLTARAAILLFDQVPRNVFRDDPRAFAFDPLARAITHGAIARGFDKGLALEQRQFLYMPLMHSEHIADQRESVRRFTSLGSAYVTGFARAHYRMVARFGRFPHRNAVLGRASTPAEKRAVAAGNHW; this comes from the coding sequence GTGACGGCGGCAACGCGCTTCTGGGCGCGGGACATCCTGCATTTCTGGTTCGCAAAACTGCGTCCGCAGCAGCGGTTCGCACGCGACGATGCGGTGGATGCCCTGCTGCGCCGCCACTTCGCGCCGCTGCTTCCCGGCCTTTCGCACCAGCCTGTTTCCGGCTTCCTGTCCGATCCGCTGACCGCGCGCGCGGCGATCCTGCTGTTCGACCAGGTGCCGCGCAACGTGTTCCGCGACGATCCGCGCGCTTTCGCGTTCGATCCGCTCGCCCGCGCGATAACGCACGGCGCGATTGCGCGCGGGTTCGACAAGGGCCTTGCGCTGGAGCAGCGCCAGTTCCTTTACATGCCGCTGATGCACAGCGAACATATCGCCGACCAGCGCGAAAGCGTGCGGCGCTTCACATCGCTGGGCAGCGCCTATGTTACCGGGTTCGCCCGCGCGCACTATCGCATGGTGGCGCGCTTCGGCCGCTTCCCGCACCGCAACGCGGTTCTGGGCCGTGCCTCCACGCCTGCCGAAAAGCGCGCCGTCGCTGCCGGGAACCACTGGTAA
- a CDS encoding TonB family protein — MKYALVAASAVVLLSPVQVAAQGRTPIEIEANRPTLAAWVADVSGAIDTNLRYPSYFGRNGPESGYASISFRVGADGAPVDVVLRRTSGSSRLDRAALNAVAGLSGIEPMPRSSSSMQSVRANIVFAADEVTLARLHRQADRDMVRLARSSQGATEVALTTGKTLTAG, encoded by the coding sequence ATGAAATACGCCCTTGTGGCGGCTTCTGCCGTCGTTCTGCTTTCGCCCGTGCAAGTGGCGGCGCAAGGACGCACCCCTATCGAAATCGAGGCCAACCGACCCACGCTGGCCGCCTGGGTCGCCGACGTTTCCGGGGCGATCGACACCAACTTGCGCTATCCGAGCTATTTCGGGCGCAACGGGCCTGAATCCGGTTATGCCTCCATCAGCTTCCGCGTCGGCGCGGACGGCGCGCCGGTCGATGTGGTGCTGCGCCGCACCTCGGGCAGTTCGCGGCTTGACCGTGCGGCGCTGAACGCCGTGGCCGGCCTTTCCGGGATAGAGCCGATGCCGCGCAGCAGCAGTTCCATGCAAAGCGTGCGGGCGAACATCGTGTTCGCGGCGGACGAAGTGACGCTTGCCCGCCTGCACCGCCAGGCCGACCGTGACATGGTGCGCCTGGCCCGGTCATCGCAGGGCGCAACCGAAGTCGCGCTTACCACGGGTAAGACCCTTACCGCCGGCTGA
- a CDS encoding NAD(P)/FAD-dependent oxidoreductase gives MDERTGNGRPAEARTVDALVVGAGFSGLYMLHTLRKMGLSTHVIEAGDDVGGTWYWNRYPGARCDIESFEYSYSFDEDLQREWKWSERYAAQPEILSYLRHVADRFDLRRDIAFSTRVTSARWDDDSKRWTIETDKGEHYSAHYCIMGTGCLSSFNRPNIPGLDDFSGPIYMTGQWPHEGVDFTGKRVAVIGTGSSAIQSIPHIARQADRLTVFQRTPNFAVPAHNHPLTDEDHAKIQAVYPEMRKEARHSLVGASRVLPPTEKPVLASTPEELKADLDRRWAVGGLVGFVGSHPDSGLDLAAADRIAGYVRDRIRARVDDPEVAELLCPTSYPFASKRLCVDIEYYETYNRDNVDLVDLNATPIETVVSSGVRTTGGTYDVDAIVLATGFDAMTGSLSRIDIRGRDGLALNDKWEGGPLTYLGLMSAGFPNLFMVTGPGSPSVLSNMVTSIEQHVEWIAALLAEMEKRGAGEVEPLPEFEQGWVAMGNEFAQPTVYMQANSWYLGANIPGKPRIFMPFIGGVHAYRDICDDVADKGYAGFAIDGAANRQDVDFAGHVLKYMPEEAQAA, from the coding sequence ATGGACGAGCGCACTGGGAACGGGCGCCCCGCGGAAGCGCGAACGGTTGACGCTCTTGTTGTTGGAGCCGGGTTTTCCGGCCTCTATATGCTGCACACGTTGCGCAAGATGGGCCTTTCCACGCACGTCATCGAAGCGGGCGACGATGTGGGCGGCACCTGGTACTGGAACCGCTATCCGGGCGCGCGCTGCGATATCGAGAGCTTCGAATATTCCTATTCGTTCGACGAAGACCTTCAACGCGAATGGAAATGGTCCGAACGCTATGCCGCGCAGCCCGAAATCCTTTCCTACCTGCGCCATGTGGCGGACCGGTTCGACTTGCGCCGGGACATCGCCTTCTCGACGCGGGTAACGTCCGCAAGGTGGGATGACGACAGCAAGCGCTGGACGATCGAGACCGACAAGGGCGAACACTACAGCGCGCACTATTGCATCATGGGCACGGGCTGCCTGTCTTCGTTCAACCGGCCGAACATCCCCGGCCTCGACGATTTTTCCGGCCCGATCTACATGACCGGCCAGTGGCCGCACGAAGGCGTGGACTTTACCGGAAAGCGCGTGGCGGTGATCGGCACCGGGTCCAGCGCGATCCAGTCCATCCCGCACATCGCCCGGCAGGCGGACCGGCTTACCGTGTTCCAGCGCACGCCCAACTTCGCGGTGCCCGCGCACAACCACCCGCTGACGGACGAAGACCACGCGAAGATCCAGGCGGTCTATCCCGAAATGCGCAAGGAGGCGCGGCATTCGCTGGTCGGCGCGTCGCGCGTGCTGCCGCCGACGGAAAAGCCCGTGCTGGCATCCACGCCGGAAGAACTGAAGGCCGATCTCGACCGGCGCTGGGCGGTCGGCGGGCTGGTGGGCTTCGTCGGCTCGCACCCGGACAGCGGGCTGGACCTTGCCGCGGCGGACCGGATCGCCGGCTATGTCCGCGACAGGATACGTGCACGCGTGGACGATCCCGAAGTGGCGGAGCTGCTGTGCCCGACCAGCTATCCCTTCGCGTCGAAGCGGCTCTGCGTCGATATCGAGTATTACGAGACCTACAACCGCGACAACGTGGATCTGGTGGACCTGAACGCCACGCCGATCGAAACGGTGGTGTCATCCGGCGTGCGCACCACTGGCGGGACATACGACGTCGACGCCATCGTCCTGGCGACGGGCTTCGACGCCATGACCGGTTCGCTGAGCCGGATCGACATCCGCGGGCGTGACGGGCTGGCGCTGAACGACAAGTGGGAAGGCGGGCCGCTCACCTATCTGGGGCTGATGAGCGCGGGCTTTCCCAACCTGTTCATGGTCACCGGCCCGGGCAGCCCCTCGGTCCTGTCCAACATGGTCACCTCGATCGAACAGCACGTGGAATGGATCGCCGCGCTGTTGGCCGAGATGGAAAAGCGCGGTGCGGGCGAGGTCGAGCCGCTGCCCGAGTTCGAACAGGGCTGGGTGGCGATGGGCAACGAATTTGCCCAACCGACGGTCTATATGCAGGCCAATTCCTGGTACCTGGGCGCGAACATACCGGGCAAGCCGCGCATCTTCATGCCCTTCATTGGCGGGGTCCACGCCTATCGCGACATTTGCGACGACGTGGCGGACAAGGGCTATGCCGGCTTTGCCATCGATGGCGCGGCGAACAGGCAGGATGTCGATTTCGCCGGACACGTGCTCAAGTACATGCCGGAAGAGGCACAGGCGGCCTGA
- a CDS encoding ABC transporter ATP-binding protein: protein MDTPPPAIRIKDLVKRYAPTGKGEGKLALGGVSFDVPQGQIFGLLGPNGAGKSTLINILAGLVMKTSGTAEIWGFDIDRDMRNAKASIGIVPQEIVFDPFFTPYEVLENQAGLYGVPKALRRSEALLREVHLADKRDAYSRTLSGGMKRRLLIAKAMVHSPPILVLDEPTAGVDVELRRQLWELVTELNDEGVTVVLTTHYLEEAEELCDRIAIINHGQLIADKPTRELVDMAREKIVVLTLDRELEQAPQHQAFLKSRISNEREVEITYDKDRMNAGEVLAVVQGLGCGIVDVSTREADLEDVFVELTAKQPA from the coding sequence ATGGATACCCCGCCACCAGCCATCCGCATCAAGGATCTCGTCAAGCGTTACGCCCCCACCGGCAAGGGAGAGGGCAAGCTCGCGCTGGGCGGCGTCAGCTTCGATGTGCCGCAGGGCCAGATATTCGGCCTTCTCGGCCCCAACGGCGCGGGCAAGTCCACGCTTATCAACATCCTTGCCGGGCTGGTGATGAAAACCTCCGGCACGGCGGAGATCTGGGGCTTCGATATCGACCGCGACATGCGCAACGCGAAGGCCAGCATCGGCATAGTGCCGCAGGAAATCGTGTTCGATCCGTTCTTCACGCCGTATGAGGTGCTGGAAAACCAGGCGGGCCTTTATGGCGTGCCCAAGGCGCTGCGCCGGTCGGAAGCGCTGCTGCGCGAAGTGCACCTGGCCGACAAGCGCGATGCCTATTCGCGCACGCTTTCGGGCGGCATGAAGCGCCGCCTGCTGATCGCCAAGGCGATGGTGCATTCGCCGCCGATCCTTGTGCTGGACGAGCCGACCGCGGGCGTGGACGTGGAACTGCGCCGCCAGCTTTGGGAACTGGTGACCGAACTGAACGACGAAGGCGTGACCGTGGTGCTCACCACGCACTACCTCGAAGAGGCAGAGGAACTGTGTGACCGCATCGCGATCATCAACCACGGCCAGTTGATCGCAGACAAGCCGACGCGCGAACTGGTGGACATGGCGCGCGAGAAGATCGTGGTGCTGACGCTCGACCGCGAACTTGAACAGGCGCCGCAGCACCAGGCTTTCCTCAAGAGCCGCATCAGCAACGAGCGCGAGGTAGAGATTACCTACGACAAGGACCGGATGAACGCGGGCGAGGTGCTGGCGGTCGTCCAGGGCCTGGGTTGCGGCATTGTCGACGTGTCCACGCGCGAGGCGGACCTTGAAGACGTATTCGTCGAACTGACCGCGAAGCAACCGGCGTGA